In Marisediminicola antarctica, one DNA window encodes the following:
- a CDS encoding beta-class carbonic anhydrase, translating to MTITDELLRNNEQYAAQFSGPLPLPPSRHLAVLACMDARIDVYRALGLNEGESHVIRNAGGVVTEDGIRSLAISQRLLGTEEIILIHHTDCGMLTFTDDGFKQSIQDEVGIRPPWAAESFPDPFDDVTQSINRIMASPFIPQKGSVRGFVFDVATGKLIEVTV from the coding sequence ATGACCATCACCGATGAACTACTCCGCAACAACGAGCAGTACGCCGCCCAGTTCTCTGGCCCGCTGCCATTGCCGCCGAGCCGACACCTCGCCGTGCTGGCCTGCATGGATGCCCGGATCGACGTCTACCGGGCACTGGGGTTGAACGAGGGCGAGTCGCACGTCATCCGCAACGCTGGCGGTGTCGTGACGGAAGACGGTATCCGCTCGCTCGCGATCAGCCAGCGGCTGCTCGGAACCGAGGAGATCATCCTCATCCACCACACCGACTGCGGCATGCTCACTTTCACCGATGACGGGTTCAAGCAGAGCATCCAGGACGAGGTCGGAATTCGCCCCCCGTGGGCCGCCGAGTCGTTTCCCGATCCGTTCGACGACGTGACGCAGTCGATCAACCGGATCATGGCGAGCCCGTTCATTCCTCAGAAGGGTTCCGTGCGCGGATTCGTCTTCGATGTCGCCACGGGCAAGCTCATCGAGGTGACTGTCTAG
- a CDS encoding AAA family ATPase produces MTIPTPATVGELRASGHVQKTLRVEIRDNLLAALREGRDPWPGLHGLDSTVIPQLERALIAGHDIVLLGERGQGKTRLLRTMVGLLDEWSPVIAGSELGEHPFDPITVTSRRRAAELGDDLPVAWRGRDERYSEKLATPDTSVADLIGDVDPMKVAEGRSLGDPETIHFGLIPRSHRGIVAINELPDLAERIQVAMLNVMEERDIQIRGYVLRLPLDVLVLATANPEDYTNRGRIITPLKDRFGAEIRTHYPTELVDEIAIIGQESDLVADVPDYLVEILARFTRALRGSSAVDQRSGVSARFAIAGAETIAAAAIHRATRQGETDAVARPVDLETAVDVLGGKIEFESSEEGREDEILDHLLRTATAETVRAHFRGVDFSVLVEAIEAGALVTTGEQVTARAFLDGLPVLGESELYDEVCDRVGAMSDGQRAGAIELALEGLYLQRRISKESGGGETTYG; encoded by the coding sequence GTGACGATACCTACCCCGGCAACGGTCGGCGAGCTCCGCGCCTCGGGCCATGTGCAGAAGACCCTCCGCGTCGAGATTCGCGACAATCTCCTGGCCGCCCTGCGCGAGGGCCGCGATCCGTGGCCCGGCCTGCACGGGCTCGACTCCACCGTCATCCCACAGCTCGAGCGTGCACTCATCGCCGGTCACGACATCGTGCTGCTGGGCGAGAGGGGACAGGGCAAGACCCGCCTGTTGCGCACGATGGTCGGTCTGCTCGACGAGTGGTCTCCGGTGATCGCGGGGTCCGAGCTCGGCGAGCATCCGTTCGACCCCATCACGGTGACGAGCCGTCGCCGCGCCGCCGAGCTGGGCGACGATCTGCCGGTCGCCTGGCGTGGACGCGACGAGCGTTATTCCGAGAAGCTCGCCACCCCCGACACAAGCGTCGCCGACCTGATCGGCGACGTCGACCCGATGAAGGTCGCCGAGGGCCGCAGCCTCGGCGACCCCGAGACGATTCACTTCGGCCTCATTCCGCGCAGCCACCGGGGGATCGTGGCCATCAACGAGCTGCCCGACCTCGCCGAGCGCATTCAGGTCGCGATGCTCAACGTGATGGAGGAGCGCGACATCCAGATCCGCGGCTACGTACTGCGACTCCCTTTGGACGTGCTGGTGCTGGCCACCGCCAACCCGGAGGACTACACGAACCGGGGTCGCATAATCACCCCTCTGAAAGACCGCTTCGGCGCCGAGATCCGCACCCACTATCCGACCGAGCTGGTCGACGAAATCGCCATCATCGGGCAGGAGTCCGACCTCGTCGCCGACGTTCCCGACTACCTCGTCGAGATCCTCGCCCGCTTCACCCGTGCCTTGCGCGGCTCGAGCGCGGTCGACCAGCGCAGTGGAGTCAGCGCCCGCTTCGCGATCGCCGGCGCCGAGACCATCGCTGCGGCCGCCATACACCGCGCCACCCGCCAGGGTGAGACGGATGCCGTGGCCCGCCCGGTCGATCTCGAGACGGCCGTCGACGTGCTCGGCGGCAAGATCGAGTTCGAATCGTCCGAGGAGGGGCGGGAGGACGAAATTCTCGACCACCTGCTGCGTACCGCGACGGCCGAGACGGTGAGGGCGCACTTTCGCGGGGTCGACTTCTCCGTGCTGGTGGAGGCGATCGAGGCCGGTGCCCTGGTCACGACGGGCGAGCAGGTCACCGCTCGCGCCTTCCTCGACGGGCTGCCGGTGCTCGGCGAGTCCGAGCTGTATGACGAGGTCTGCGACCGGGTCGGTGCGATGAGCGACGGGCAGCGGGCAGGTGCCATCGAGTTGGCTCTCGAGGGACTCTACCTGCAGCGTCGGATCAGCAAGGAGAGCGGCGGGGGCGAGACGACCTATGGGTAG
- a CDS encoding vWA domain-containing protein, which yields MGRANRRLTRAARYGRYAGGPDPLAPPVDLAEALDAIGEDVMAGYSPERAMREFLRRGGTDRAGLDDLARRVAERRRELTRRHNLDGTLEEVRELLQKAVTAERAQLARDVDLDDGDRMLAEMQLENLPASTPAAVSELGDYDWRSGEARADFEKIKDLLGREMLDQRFAGMKKALENATDTDRAAINEMLRDLNDLLAAHESGDDTPDQFDEFMDKHGDFFPENPANIDELLDALAQRAAAAARMRNSMTQEQRDELDALAGQAFGSPELMQSLAQLDGHLQALRPGEDWGGSERMEGGEGLGLGDGTGVFQDLADLDELSEQLTQSYSGSSMDDLDLDKLTRQLGDVAAADARTLQQLDAALRDPGTMKRGSDGALRLTPKAMRQLGKALLRDVAARMSGRQGNRDVATAGAAGEFSGATREWAFGDTEPWDVTRTITNAIARTAGEGSGTAAGIRLEIGDVEVQETEARTRACVALLVDTSFSMAIDGRWVPMKRTALALHTLITSRFRGDDLQLIAFGRVAEVMEIEHLTGLDAEYEKGTNLHHALMLANRHFRRHPTAQPVLLIVTDGEPTSHLEAGGDVFFSYPPHPVTVALAVRELDNSMRLGAHTTFFRLGEDPGLARFVDSLATRVGGSVVAPELDDLGAAVVGSYLGSRRRDGGVSA from the coding sequence ATGGGTAGGGCCAACCGTCGACTCACCCGCGCCGCCCGCTACGGCAGGTACGCGGGCGGGCCCGATCCGCTCGCCCCGCCCGTCGACCTGGCCGAGGCGCTCGACGCCATCGGCGAGGACGTCATGGCGGGCTACTCGCCCGAGCGGGCGATGCGCGAGTTCCTGCGGCGCGGCGGCACCGACCGGGCCGGCCTCGACGACCTGGCCCGCAGGGTGGCCGAGCGCAGGCGGGAGCTGACCCGGCGGCACAACCTCGACGGCACCCTTGAGGAGGTCAGGGAGCTGCTCCAGAAGGCGGTCACGGCCGAACGCGCGCAGCTCGCCCGTGATGTCGACCTGGACGACGGCGACCGGATGCTGGCCGAGATGCAGCTCGAGAACCTCCCGGCATCCACTCCCGCGGCGGTCAGCGAACTGGGCGACTACGACTGGCGCAGCGGCGAGGCCCGCGCCGACTTCGAGAAGATCAAGGATCTGCTGGGCCGGGAGATGCTCGACCAGCGATTCGCAGGAATGAAAAAAGCGCTCGAGAACGCCACCGACACCGACCGGGCCGCGATCAACGAGATGCTCCGCGATCTCAATGACCTGCTCGCCGCGCACGAGAGCGGCGACGACACCCCCGACCAGTTCGACGAGTTCATGGACAAGCACGGCGACTTCTTCCCGGAGAATCCCGCAAACATCGACGAGCTTCTCGACGCGCTCGCCCAGCGCGCCGCCGCCGCCGCGCGGATGCGCAACTCCATGACCCAGGAGCAGCGCGACGAGCTCGACGCGCTGGCCGGGCAGGCCTTCGGCTCACCCGAGCTCATGCAGTCGCTCGCTCAGCTCGACGGTCACCTCCAGGCGTTGCGCCCGGGGGAGGACTGGGGCGGCTCGGAGCGCATGGAGGGTGGGGAGGGGCTCGGCCTGGGCGACGGCACGGGCGTGTTCCAGGATCTCGCCGACCTCGACGAGTTGTCCGAGCAGCTCACGCAGTCATACAGCGGGTCGAGCATGGACGACCTCGACCTCGACAAGCTGACCCGGCAGCTCGGCGACGTGGCGGCGGCCGACGCCCGCACGCTCCAGCAGCTCGACGCTGCGCTTCGCGATCCCGGCACCATGAAGCGCGGTTCCGACGGTGCGCTCAGGCTGACGCCGAAAGCAATGCGCCAGCTCGGTAAGGCGCTATTGCGCGATGTCGCGGCCCGGATGTCCGGGCGCCAGGGCAACCGTGATGTGGCGACCGCCGGTGCCGCGGGGGAGTTCTCGGGGGCCACCCGCGAGTGGGCCTTCGGCGACACCGAGCCGTGGGACGTGACCCGCACGATCACCAACGCCATCGCCCGTACGGCGGGGGAGGGCAGCGGGACCGCTGCGGGCATCCGGCTCGAGATCGGCGACGTCGAGGTACAGGAGACCGAGGCCCGCACACGGGCGTGCGTGGCGCTGCTGGTCGACACGTCGTTCTCGATGGCCATCGACGGCCGGTGGGTGCCGATGAAACGCACCGCGCTCGCGCTCCACACGCTCATCACGAGTCGTTTTCGCGGCGACGACCTTCAGCTCATCGCCTTCGGCCGTGTGGCGGAAGTCATGGAGATCGAGCACCTCACCGGCCTCGACGCGGAATACGAGAAGGGCACCAACCTGCATCACGCCCTGATGCTGGCGAATCGGCACTTCCGCCGGCATCCGACCGCCCAGCCGGTACTGCTCATCGTCACCGACGGCGAGCCGACCTCGCACCTCGAGGCCGGCGGCGACGTCTTCTTCAGCTACCCGCCACACCCGGTGACGGTGGCCCTGGCCGTGCGCGAGCTCGACAACTCGATGCGCCTCGGCGCACACACGACCTTCTTCCGCCTCGGCGAAGACCCGGGGCTCGCCCGGTTCGTCGACTCTCTGGCGACGCGGGTCGGCGGCAGCGTCGTGGCACCCGAGCTCGACGACCTGGGTGCCGCGGTAGTCGGCTCGTATCTGGGTTCGCGTCGGCGGGATGGCGGGGTCAGCGCCTGA